The sequence TGTACAAGAGGTTCGACCCCGGCGGCCCGAGGACGATGTCGCGCGCCTCGTCGTCGAGCGAGCTGCCCAGGAACATGAACCAGTCAAACGTGCCGTCCTGATTCACCTGCGCGAGGAAGCCGTCCACCCGCCCCTGGTAGTTGTACTTCACGGAGAGCGGTGCCGGCGTGCCCGGCGCGATGTTGATGATGGACGACCGCGTGGTGCCCACGACGTATGCCGCGCCATTGGGCGCCACCACCACGCGCGTGGCGATGTCATCCTCGGAGCCGCCGAAGACGCGGGCCCACCGCAGCGTCTGCCCATCCGCCGAGTAGCGGGCGACGAAGGCGTCTTTCTTGCTCGCGGAAGGAGTGGGCAACCCCGAGCCGCCCGGGAAGGTGCTCGAGTTCGTCCAGCCCGTCACCACCACGTCGCCGTCGAGCGCGAGTGCCACGGCTTCAATCTGGTCATCGCGGTTGGACTCCACGCCGCCGTCCGGCAGCGTGCCGCCGCCCAGGTACGTGTTCCAGGTGATGGTGGGCTGCCACCCCTGCGCGGAGGCGCGAGCCGGCAGCAGCAGGCAGAGCGTGAGCGAAGCGGAGACGGCGGCCACGAGGGCGCCACGGAGGAAGCGCGGGTGCACGGACATCCCTTCCATCACGGAGACAACAAGTCGAAGCCGAAGCCCGCGGACGCCGTCAGCGCGAGCGTGCGGTAGTTCTCGTGGTCGGACACGGAGAAGTACTCCGCGCCCACGTCCACCAGCGCGGTGAAGCGCGGGCCCATGGCGATGCGCACGCCCACCACCGGCCCACCACCGTACGCGGACAGCCCGGGAATGGCGGTGGCTCGCAGCGCCACGTGCGGCCGCGAGGCATCACCGCCCAGCACGAGCCCCACCTGCACGCCCACGCCCACCTGGTCACCCAGCAGCGCGCGCGCGCCCACCTCCAGCGTGCCGCCGCTGTACGTCAGCCCGCCGCCCACGCCCACCGACTTGCCTATCGGGTCCATGAAGCCGAACACCTCGGGCAGCAGCCGGGCGCGGCGCTGGGAGACGAGCTCCTCCGGTTCCTCGGGGGCCTCGTGCGCCTTCACGACAGGCGGCGGTGGCATTTCCAGACGCGGCTTCGGCTCCGGAGGAGGAGGCGTGCGCTCGGGGAGGACGCGCTTGCGGGCCTCGGCGGCCAGCACCACGAACTCGGGAGGGAAGAGGGCCGGGTCCACCGTCTGGTCCGGGTAGCTGCGCGCCAACTCCTCCAACTGGGCCCGCGTCGCATCCATGTCGTCGAGCTCGTACAGCGACGCCGCGAGGTACAGGCGCGCGGTGGCGCGGTCGCGCTCGGCCAGCTTCGAGCCGCGCAGCTCGGACTCCAGCGCGCGGCGGGCCTGGGCGTACTCGCCTCGCTCGTACAGCGCGACACCTCGGGACTGCGCCAGGGCCGCCAACGGCAGCAGCCACACGACGCACAACAAAACGCTCGGCCTCATCAGGTTCTCGGTGCGGAATTCAGGGGATGGCCTCGAGCTCCACGTGGTGCTCGGTCTGCTCACCCGCCAGGATGGTGATGGGAGTGCTGTATGGCCGGGTGAACTGGTTGCCGCGCACCTCGAGCCGGTGGACACCCGCGGGCAGCTCGAGCTGGTACTTGCGGCCGTGGCTCTCGCCGTCCACGACGACGTCCTTCACGTAGCCCTTCACCTTGAGCGACAGCACGCCCGTGGCGGCGATGGGCGCGCGAGCCTCTTCGGTGCGCTCGGAATCGGTGCGCGCGGCGGGGCTGCGGCCGTCGCGAGCCGCGCCCACCGTGCGCGCCGGCCTGCGCGTGGGGCGACTTCCTTCGCTGTCGTTCGCACGAGGCGGCTGCGTGCCCTGCGCCAGGACGGCGGCGGCAAGCACGGGCTTGTCCGTGTGCACCTCGTCCACGGTGCCGGCGGGGGAGCCTTCCGGAGCCGGCCGCGCGTCGTTGGCCTGAAGCTCGGTGTGATTGTCTCGCGGCGTCTCGGCGGGCGTGCCAGGTGGTGGCAGCTCGCGCAGCGGCGTCTTCTCGCCCACCGCTCCCGCGCTGAGCGGCCGGATGTCGGGCGCGGGCGTGGACGTCTGGCGAGACATCCAGATGCCCCCCACCGCGAGCAGACCGAGCGCCAGCGCACCACCCACACCGACCATCACCGCGCGCGAGCGGCTCGCGTGCACGGGCGCCAGGTCCATCTCCGTCGGGTCCACGGCCCGCGCGTCGGGTGACGTGGGGGCCATGGGAGCCGGCGTGACGCGCTGGGGTGCCTGGGACGGCGGCCCGGTGCGGCGGCCCGGCGGCTGTGCGAAGCGATCGGTGCGCACGCGCGGAGGCGGCGGCACGGCCACGGCTTCCTGCGAGACGGTGGACGGCGGGCTCTCCCGGGGCGGAGCGGAGAGCTGCGTGGCGTCGCTGGAGAGCTTCTTGAGGATGACCTTCAGCTCGCGGCGCACGGCGTCCGCGGACGCGGGGCGCTCCTCCGGCGTCTTGGCCAGCAGCCGCATCACCAGCGACTCCAGCTCCGGGTGCAGCTCCACGTACTGCGACGGCGACGGCGGCGGCGTGCGCACGTGGTGCACGGCGATGGCCATGGGCGTCGGCCCCTCGAAGGGCAGCCGCCGCGTGAGCATCTCGAAGGCGATGACGCCCACCGCGTACAAGTCCGTGTGCGGCCCCACCTGCTGGCCGCAGGCCTGCTCCGGCGCCATGTACTCGGGCGTGCCCACCATCATGCTGGCGCGCGTCTGCGGCGTGGTGGCGTTGGGCGCCTCGGCGCGCTTGGCGAGGCCGAAGTCGAGCACCTTCACGTACTCGTTGCCGGAGCCGTCACGCACGACGAAGACATTGCCCGGCTTGAGGTCGCGGTGGATGACGCCCGCCGCGTGCGCCGCGGCCAGCGCGCTCAGCAGGTCGTCCAGCACCGTGACGACCTCCACCTCCAGCATGGGCGCGCGCTGGCCGATGATTTCGTCCAGCGGCGCGCCGTCCAGGAACTCCATCACCAGGTACTGCCCCACGCCGGGGATGCTGCCGAAGCCGAAGATGTCGATGATGCCGCGGTGCCGGATGGCCGCCGCCGCGCGCGCCTCGGAGGCGAGGTCCCTGGAGCGCCCGCCCTCGGCGAAGTCGGGGCGGAGGATCTTGATGGCCACCTT comes from Pyxidicoccus parkwaysis and encodes:
- a CDS encoding tetratricopeptide repeat protein — protein: MRPSVLLCVVWLLPLAALAQSRGVALYERGEYAQARRALESELRGSKLAERDRATARLYLAASLYELDDMDATRAQLEELARSYPDQTVDPALFPPEFVVLAAEARKRVLPERTPPPPEPKPRLEMPPPPVVKAHEAPEEPEELVSQRRARLLPEVFGFMDPIGKSVGVGGGLTYSGGTLEVGARALLGDQVGVGVQVGLVLGGDASRPHVALRATAIPGLSAYGGGPVVGVRIAMGPRFTALVDVGAEYFSVSDHENYRTLALTASAGFGFDLLSP
- a CDS encoding serine/threonine-protein kinase; the encoded protein is MAPSPYDYENEVTARRVAPSAPPVTARPLVVGAPAAFTEEEGGGAWEKSVARDVLVGKQLGDYVVKRRIGAGGMGIVYEGEHPVIGRKVAIKILRPDFAEGGRSRDLASEARAAAAIRHRGIIDIFGFGSIPGVGQYLVMEFLDGAPLDEIIGQRAPMLEVEVVTVLDDLLSALAAAHAAGVIHRDLKPGNVFVVRDGSGNEYVKVLDFGLAKRAEAPNATTPQTRASMMVGTPEYMAPEQACGQQVGPHTDLYAVGVIAFEMLTRRLPFEGPTPMAIAVHHVRTPPPSPSQYVELHPELESLVMRLLAKTPEERPASADAVRRELKVILKKLSSDATQLSAPPRESPPSTVSQEAVAVPPPPRVRTDRFAQPPGRRTGPPSQAPQRVTPAPMAPTSPDARAVDPTEMDLAPVHASRSRAVMVGVGGALALGLLAVGGIWMSRQTSTPAPDIRPLSAGAVGEKTPLRELPPPGTPAETPRDNHTELQANDARPAPEGSPAGTVDEVHTDKPVLAAAVLAQGTQPPRANDSEGSRPTRRPARTVGAARDGRSPAARTDSERTEEARAPIAATGVLSLKVKGYVKDVVVDGESHGRKYQLELPAGVHRLEVRGNQFTRPYSTPITILAGEQTEHHVELEAIP